One Amorphoplanes digitatis genomic window carries:
- a CDS encoding LacI family DNA-binding transcriptional regulator — protein sequence MTQAQRRVGLVLARASRVLGEEPYYHEFLEGLERVLTPAGVSVLVKVVTDRDAEKQAYERWAADERVDGVVLVDLTPEDDRVALVHRLGLPAVVIGAPSTASGLPTVWTDDAGFAREVVGFLAERGHEVIGHISGPMSFVHTQLRREGTEAEAAARGVRLLHGEGDYSYESGRAVTSGLLGGGPTAIVCDNDLMALAVLDELRERDLAVPHDISVVAWDDSALCQLAVPPLSAMSHDVGRIGELAARALLDALAGAAPEVYRAPTAHLVARESTR from the coding sequence GTGACACAGGCGCAACGACGGGTCGGGCTGGTGCTGGCCCGCGCCTCGCGGGTGCTGGGCGAGGAGCCGTATTACCACGAGTTCCTCGAGGGGCTCGAGCGCGTGCTCACCCCGGCCGGGGTCTCGGTGCTGGTCAAGGTCGTCACCGACCGGGACGCCGAGAAGCAGGCCTACGAACGCTGGGCCGCCGACGAGCGGGTCGACGGCGTCGTGCTCGTCGACCTGACGCCCGAGGACGACCGGGTGGCCCTGGTGCACCGGCTGGGGCTGCCCGCGGTGGTGATCGGCGCGCCGTCGACCGCGTCGGGCCTGCCGACGGTCTGGACCGACGACGCCGGGTTCGCCCGGGAGGTGGTCGGGTTCCTGGCCGAGCGGGGGCACGAGGTGATCGGGCACATCAGCGGCCCGATGTCGTTCGTGCACACCCAGCTGCGCCGCGAGGGCACCGAGGCCGAGGCCGCCGCGCGCGGCGTGCGGCTGCTGCACGGCGAGGGCGACTACTCGTACGAGTCGGGCCGCGCCGTGACCTCCGGCCTGCTCGGCGGCGGCCCGACCGCGATCGTCTGCGACAACGACCTGATGGCCCTCGCCGTGCTGGACGAGCTGCGCGAGCGCGACCTGGCGGTGCCGCACGACATCTCGGTGGTCGCCTGGGACGACTCCGCCCTGTGCCAGCTCGCCGTGCCGCCGCTGTCGGCGATGAGCCACGACGTGGGCCGCATCGGCGAGCTGGCGGCCCGGGCCCTGCTCGACGCGCTGGCCGGCGCGGCACCCGAGGTCTACCGGGCGCCGACCGCGCACCTGGTGGCCCGCGAGAGCACCCGCTAA